Proteins encoded within one genomic window of Eurosta solidaginis isolate ZX-2024a chromosome 1, ASM4086904v1, whole genome shotgun sequence:
- the LOC137238629 gene encoding uncharacterized protein — translation MTIFSPYVRISISGRGSYTRSTNRKGGAKYVKGIDLKAASNQPQVGERGDLVVVLVQAEHQVFIRRLNDLYLRDIHIHLTQALCGFVHCFQHLDERTLCITNKLGDVIKHVELRVVTGEGMPLLEGFTYKIFGSTVSRIAPVARNVFRKCSKQYLRTLSSTVISQSQFLAAQNITPVALLPQIRYFKTSPVTRDIDSAATFIGAGAATVGVAGSGAGIGSVFCSLIIGYARNPSLKQQLFSYTILGLALFEAMGLFCLMMAFLLLFAF, via the exons ATGACGATTTTTTCACCGTATGTAAGGATTTCAATTAGTGGAAGGGGAAGTTACACAAGAAGTACCAATAGAAAAGGTGGCGCCAAATATGTTAAAGGTATCGATTTAAAAGCTGCTAGCAATCAGCCGCAAGTGGGTGAACGTGGCGACCTTGTTGTAGTTTTAGTTCAAGCTGAACATCAGGTTTTCATACGTAGGCTAAATGATTTATACCTCCGCGATATACACATACATCTGACACAAGCGTTATGTGGATTTGTACATTGCTTCCAACATTTAGATGAACGTACGCTATGTATTACAAATAAGCTGGGTGATGTTATAAAACATGTTGAACTGAGAGTTGTCACTGGTGAGGGTATGCCTTTGTTGGAAGGGTTT ACATACAAAATTTTCGGGTCAACAGTATCCCGTATTGCCCCCGTTGCCAGGAATGTGTTTCGCAAATGCTCAAAGCAATATTTGCGAACATTGAGCAGCACTGTGATTAGCCAGAGCCAATTTTTGGCGGCTCAGAACATAACTCCCGTCGCATTACTGCCACAAATTAGGTATTTCAAGACCTCTCCAGTCACTCGAGACATTGATTCAGCTGCCACATTCATCGGTGCTGGTGCGGCAACAGTCGGTGTTGCCGGTTCCGGTGCTGGTATCGGATCAGTGTTCTGTTCCCTCATCATTGGTTATGCCAGAAATCCATCATTGAAACAACAGTTGTTCTCATATACTATTTTGGGGCTCGCCTTGTTTGAAGCTATGGGTCTGTTCTGTCTTATGATGGCTTTCTTGCTGCTCTTCGCTTTCTAA